The Paraburkholderia sp. SOS3 genome includes a region encoding these proteins:
- the cheW gene encoding chemotaxis protein CheW, translating to MADIQSINPALGGAVSRRDAAQADAGGQEFLVFTLGAEEYGIDILKVQEIRGYDSVTRIANAPDFIKGVINLRGIIVPIVDMRIKFHLGRVEYDHQTVVIILNVAHRVVGMVVDGVSDVLTLTADQIMPAPEFGATLTTEYLTGLGTVDGRMLILMDIEKLMTSREMELIEAVSL from the coding sequence GTGGCAGACATTCAATCGATCAACCCGGCCCTTGGCGGCGCAGTGAGCCGCCGCGATGCAGCGCAAGCCGATGCCGGCGGCCAGGAGTTCCTCGTCTTTACGCTCGGCGCCGAGGAATACGGCATCGACATTCTGAAGGTGCAGGAAATCCGCGGCTACGACAGCGTCACGCGCATCGCGAACGCGCCCGACTTCATCAAGGGCGTGATCAACCTGCGCGGCATCATCGTGCCGATCGTCGACATGCGTATCAAGTTCCATCTGGGCCGCGTCGAATACGACCACCAGACCGTCGTGATCATCCTCAACGTCGCGCATCGCGTGGTCGGCATGGTGGTCGACGGCGTGTCGGACGTGCTGACGCTGACGGCCGATCAGATCATGCCCGCGCCCGAATTCGGCGCGACGCTGACGACCGAATACCTGACGGGCCTCGGCACCGTCGACGGCCGCATGCTGATCCTGATGGACATCGAAAAGCTCATGACGAGCCGCGAGATGGAGCTGATCGAGGCAGTCAGCCTCTAA